From the genome of Cytobacillus firmus, one region includes:
- the tlp gene encoding small acid-soluble spore protein Tlp, which produces MAHNRPNPDDRSDNVEKLQSMIVHTIENMDEAEESMKYANAEDLARIEAKNERRRESLASFRSEIKDEYQAQQNGNSSENNNY; this is translated from the coding sequence ATGGCACATAATAGACCAAACCCTGATGACCGCAGCGATAACGTTGAAAAGCTTCAATCCATGATCGTTCATACAATTGAGAACATGGACGAAGCTGAAGAATCAATGAAGTATGCAAATGCAGAAGATCTTGCCAGAATTGAAGCTAAAAATGAACGCCGCCGGGAAAGTCTTGCTTCATTCCGTTCGGAAATAAAAGATGAATATCAGGCACAGCAAAACGGCAATAGCAGTGAGAACAATAATTATTGA
- a CDS encoding AAA family ATPase — protein sequence MTQQNRQATSEEIKVGHWKNELDQYGYIQNEAELLNVIKNINEKTDPGLLSELLAMAAISRLNNNTDDTLASAWLQKAVELDTGNTMAAAQLGKSEWKNKSNLLEALTFPPIRETDNRAAKKKTAEQFIEICRSFINKADDELEDLQKKQHAYEDKEYRKLAEILEKAIEETALLLKASEEYEQSISGVFHTSTYYTDMKNHLNAISRLKNEWKMIFESEEEESDVQTDPLDELNEMVGLHSVKSRVHDFYRFLKYQNERKSLGFQTKDELSLNMILTGNPGTGKTTIARLLAKIYHSLGVLPREEVIEADRSQLVGGFVGQTEENVRAAVEKAIGGVLFIDEAYSLKREGQTGSDYGQTAIDTLVSLMTGTEYGGKFAVIMAGYPEEMRQFLDSNPGLRSRFPESNFIALPDYSNMELLQIAEKLSADNDYVLTEGAKQELGKRIEKERVDDTFGNARTVRNIVLDAIFKKGSQAKSNENIMSYTLLEKEDFESEEEEKLMNPREQLDRLIGLETVKKEVQHLVSFVKMQQVRRERGLPVVPIQLHSVFTGNPGTGKTTVAKIYAELLKECGFLKRGHLIVASRADFVAGYVGQTAIKTKKKIREALGGVLFIDEAYSLLSQTSGDFGKEVIDTLVDEMTKHNENLVVVLAGYPNEMEKLMSSNPGLKSRFKKFFHFKDYSTPELLEIIISYAGKYEYTLTEEAKDYLNHTLSKIEVNGNGRFAANLADEAIQAQAMRIVSALAEDIEQVSILEKPDFEIALNKISKGE from the coding sequence ATGACACAGCAGAATAGACAGGCAACATCAGAAGAAATTAAGGTCGGCCATTGGAAGAATGAGCTTGATCAATACGGATACATACAAAATGAAGCAGAGCTGCTAAATGTAATTAAGAATATCAATGAAAAGACAGACCCAGGTCTGCTTTCGGAATTATTGGCCATGGCTGCTATCTCCAGGCTAAACAACAATACTGATGATACTCTTGCCAGTGCATGGCTGCAAAAAGCTGTTGAACTGGACACTGGAAATACAATGGCAGCAGCCCAATTAGGAAAATCCGAATGGAAAAATAAAAGCAATCTACTTGAAGCCCTGACTTTCCCTCCAATTCGCGAAACCGATAACAGGGCAGCTAAAAAGAAAACAGCGGAGCAATTTATTGAAATTTGCCGAAGCTTTATAAACAAAGCTGATGATGAGTTAGAAGACCTGCAGAAAAAGCAGCATGCCTATGAGGATAAGGAATACCGGAAGCTGGCTGAAATACTTGAAAAAGCTATTGAGGAGACAGCTTTACTTTTAAAGGCTTCGGAGGAATATGAGCAATCCATATCAGGTGTTTTCCATACTTCAACTTATTATACCGATATGAAAAACCACTTGAATGCCATCAGCAGGCTTAAAAATGAGTGGAAAATGATATTTGAATCAGAGGAAGAGGAGTCTGATGTGCAAACCGATCCTCTGGATGAACTAAATGAAATGGTTGGCCTGCACTCGGTCAAAAGCAGAGTTCATGATTTTTATCGGTTTTTAAAATATCAAAATGAACGGAAGTCACTTGGTTTTCAGACGAAGGATGAACTCAGCCTCAATATGATACTAACCGGGAATCCAGGTACGGGCAAAACGACTATCGCACGGCTTTTGGCAAAGATTTATCACAGCCTTGGTGTTTTGCCTCGGGAAGAAGTAATCGAAGCTGACCGGTCACAGCTGGTTGGAGGGTTTGTCGGGCAAACAGAAGAAAATGTCAGAGCGGCAGTTGAAAAGGCGATCGGCGGTGTACTATTCATTGATGAGGCTTACAGCTTAAAGCGTGAGGGACAGACTGGCAGCGATTATGGACAAACTGCTATTGATACCCTTGTATCGTTGATGACCGGAACTGAATACGGAGGAAAGTTTGCGGTTATTATGGCCGGTTATCCTGAAGAAATGAGACAATTTCTGGACAGTAATCCTGGTCTCCGCAGCCGTTTCCCGGAGTCAAACTTTATTGCGCTACCTGATTATTCGAATATGGAGCTTTTGCAGATTGCTGAGAAGCTGTCAGCCGATAATGATTATGTTCTAACAGAAGGAGCAAAACAGGAACTGGGCAAACGTATTGAAAAAGAGCGGGTTGATGATACATTCGGTAATGCCAGGACTGTAAGAAACATTGTTCTGGATGCGATTTTTAAAAAAGGCTCTCAAGCAAAAAGTAACGAAAACATCATGTCTTATACACTTTTGGAAAAAGAAGATTTTGAAAGTGAAGAAGAAGAAAAGCTGATGAATCCTCGGGAGCAGCTTGACCGGCTGATCGGACTTGAAACAGTTAAAAAAGAAGTTCAACATTTAGTGTCCTTTGTTAAAATGCAGCAGGTACGCCGTGAAAGAGGTCTTCCGGTTGTCCCTATCCAGCTTCATTCAGTATTTACCGGTAATCCGGGAACAGGAAAAACGACTGTAGCAAAGATCTATGCAGAATTGCTGAAGGAATGCGGATTTCTGAAACGCGGACATTTGATAGTTGCGAGCCGTGCTGATTTTGTAGCCGGCTATGTTGGCCAAACTGCTATCAAGACAAAGAAAAAGATAAGAGAGGCATTGGGTGGTGTCCTATTCATTGATGAGGCATATTCACTTCTTTCTCAGACATCAGGAGATTTTGGCAAAGAAGTCATTGATACGTTAGTGGATGAAATGACAAAGCATAATGAAAATCTTGTTGTTGTTTTGGCTGGCTATCCGAATGAAATGGAGAAGCTAATGTCAAGTAACCCGGGGTTAAAATCGCGATTCAAAAAGTTCTTTCATTTTAAAGATTATTCAACCCCAGAGCTCCTGGAAATTATTATTTCGTATGCTGGAAAATATGAATACACACTAACGGAGGAAGCAAAGGATTACCTTAACCACACTTTATCAAAGATTGAAGTAAACGGGAATGGACGTTTTGCGGCCAATCTTGCTGATGAGGCCATTCAGGCACAGGCTATGAGAATTGTTTCAGCACTTGCTGAGGATATTGAGCAGGTAAGTATTTTGGAGAAGCCGGATTTCGAAATAGCTTTAAATAAAATAAGTAAAGGGGAATAG
- a CDS encoding acyl-CoA thioesterase — MLISTKEIEVRYAETDQMGVVYHANYLVWMELGRTQIIKDLGFSYAEMEKDGIISPVLDILASYKKPLRYGQTATIKTWIEEYDGFRVSYGYEIFNDEGELAVTGLSKHVCVKKDNFRPISIKKKYPDWHEAYEKAKKQPEGAVR; from the coding sequence ATGCTCATCTCAACAAAAGAAATAGAGGTAAGGTATGCAGAAACAGATCAAATGGGAGTAGTATATCACGCCAATTACCTGGTATGGATGGAACTTGGCCGGACACAGATCATTAAAGATCTTGGATTCAGCTATGCTGAAATGGAGAAGGATGGAATTATCTCTCCTGTTCTGGATATTCTTGCTTCTTATAAAAAACCATTGCGCTACGGACAGACTGCAACAATTAAAACCTGGATCGAAGAGTATGACGGTTTCCGCGTCAGCTACGGATATGAAATATTCAATGATGAAGGAGAGCTTGCCGTAACAGGCTTGTCAAAGCATGTTTGCGTCAAAAAGGATAATTTCCGCCCAATTTCAATTAAAAAGAAATATCCTGATTGGCATGAAGCATATGAAAAAGCGAAAAAGCAGCCTGAAGGTGCTGTCAGATAA
- a CDS encoding HesB/YadR/YfhF family protein, with amino-acid sequence MNIHIEDQAAQWYQEEMLLKKGDYVRFFARYGGCSTVQQGFSLGVSNEQPHDAGVQTEKNGITYFIEEKDLWYFDNHDLFVTFNEKAQEPEFKYNNE; translated from the coding sequence ATGAACATACATATCGAAGATCAGGCTGCCCAATGGTATCAGGAAGAAATGCTCTTAAAAAAGGGTGACTATGTCCGCTTTTTTGCAAGGTATGGAGGCTGCAGCACTGTGCAGCAGGGATTTTCACTAGGGGTCTCGAATGAACAGCCACATGACGCTGGAGTGCAGACCGAAAAAAACGGAATTACTTACTTTATCGAAGAAAAGGACTTATGGTATTTTGATAATCACGATTTATTCGTGACATTTAATGAAAAAGCACAGGAACCTGAATTCAAATATAACAATGAGTAA
- a CDS encoding CPBP family intramembrane glutamic endopeptidase produces the protein MKTAYVNKSLPFLQLSVFTAGVLLFQVKLFAFAFILSFGLIIFLLFLSKQERVFSWTTAGYLTGSLLFLYGDKLLDALPLPYYILLILNRLLLVIPILILVYISIKFNKTAIPFLQKPDWNSLIFFPFIWSGFHSIKIKHFLMIAIVINFAAFAYSIFSADNSFSRGFLIFLIGFSIVNGLMEELLWRGIILSRMAELSGEKAAVLFSGLAFGFSHMMLGYSFILCLLFAVGGIFYAAVTVKSQSIFPAFIWHMAMNVFMILSGLISFPG, from the coding sequence ATGAAAACCGCTTATGTTAATAAATCTCTTCCTTTTTTGCAGCTAAGCGTATTCACCGCTGGCGTATTGCTTTTTCAAGTGAAGCTTTTCGCTTTCGCTTTCATTCTTTCGTTTGGCCTTATCATTTTTTTATTGTTTCTCTCAAAGCAGGAGCGTGTTTTTTCCTGGACCACTGCCGGATACTTAACAGGCAGCCTTTTGTTTCTTTATGGCGATAAGCTGCTTGATGCACTGCCCCTTCCATACTATATCTTATTGATATTGAATAGGCTACTTCTGGTAATCCCGATCCTGATTCTGGTCTATATTTCAATAAAGTTTAATAAAACGGCTATCCCCTTTCTGCAAAAACCGGATTGGAATTCCCTCATATTTTTCCCATTCATATGGAGCGGTTTCCATTCAATAAAAATAAAGCATTTTCTTATGATTGCTATCGTAATTAATTTTGCCGCATTTGCTTATTCTATTTTTTCAGCAGATAACTCGTTTTCAAGGGGCTTTTTAATATTCCTGATTGGCTTCTCAATTGTAAATGGACTAATGGAAGAGCTCTTATGGAGAGGAATTATCTTATCCAGAATGGCTGAACTTTCAGGAGAAAAGGCAGCAGTTCTTTTTTCCGGGCTGGCATTTGGATTTTCTCATATGATGCTTGGCTACTCATTTATTTTGTGTCTTCTGTTTGCTGTCGGCGGCATATTTTACGCGGCCGTCACAGTGAAATCCCAAAGCATCTTTCCTGCCTTCATATGGCATATGGCCATGAACGTATTTATGATATTAAGCGGTTTAATATCTTTTCCGGGCTAG
- a CDS encoding CapA family protein, which produces MKYTKAFLLSAFFCTTLVICSGLLIYKMHTEYKAEAAEAKPVQLHAENRETAEGNKILIERVTLGAIGDILIHDWVYNDAKTKTGYDFNPMFEHAKSLLSTPDLLLANQETILGGPKIGISSYPMFNSPQEVGNALIDAGVDIVSTANNHSLDKGVKGLEASLDYMDQIGLPHVGTSRTPREQQTLKILSKNGIKVAYLSYTYGTNGIPVPEGKEYLVNLIDETAIKKEINRAKDEADVVVMSMHWGNEYQLQPTEEQKKLAETLVNEGVDIIFGHHPHVLQPMEWIDRKDGGRSLVVYSLGNFLSGQMRDYKDIGGLATVEVTKYIDQNGVDITLANPEFVPTYVSNKQLSNYRIVPLEDAGSFGLPHAESKFAEIMKHMTGNVQ; this is translated from the coding sequence ATGAAATACACCAAAGCCTTCCTGTTATCTGCATTTTTCTGTACCACATTAGTAATTTGCTCGGGTCTCTTAATCTATAAAATGCACACTGAATATAAGGCTGAGGCAGCTGAAGCCAAACCTGTTCAATTGCATGCTGAAAACAGAGAAACTGCCGAGGGCAACAAAATCCTTATTGAAAGGGTGACCTTGGGAGCTATCGGAGACATCCTTATTCATGATTGGGTATATAATGATGCTAAAACAAAAACAGGCTATGATTTCAACCCGATGTTTGAACATGCAAAATCGCTATTAAGTACGCCTGATCTCTTACTTGCCAATCAAGAGACTATTCTTGGCGGCCCAAAGATAGGAATTTCCAGTTACCCAATGTTCAACAGCCCTCAGGAAGTGGGGAATGCCCTCATTGATGCAGGCGTTGATATCGTTTCAACTGCCAATAACCATTCACTCGATAAGGGAGTAAAGGGCTTGGAAGCCTCTCTGGATTATATGGATCAAATTGGATTGCCGCATGTGGGAACGAGCAGAACACCACGTGAGCAGCAAACCTTGAAAATACTCAGCAAAAACGGAATTAAAGTTGCCTATCTTTCTTATACCTATGGCACAAACGGAATTCCTGTTCCGGAAGGTAAGGAATATCTCGTTAATCTCATTGATGAAACCGCCATAAAAAAAGAAATTAACCGGGCTAAAGACGAAGCTGACGTCGTTGTGATGAGTATGCATTGGGGAAATGAATATCAGCTTCAGCCAACAGAGGAGCAGAAGAAATTAGCTGAGACTCTGGTAAATGAAGGTGTTGACATTATCTTCGGCCACCATCCACATGTTCTGCAGCCTATGGAGTGGATTGACAGAAAAGACGGCGGCCGGTCATTGGTCGTTTACTCGCTTGGCAATTTTTTATCCGGGCAGATGCGCGATTATAAAGATATAGGCGGGCTTGCCACTGTGGAGGTTACAAAATATATTGACCAAAACGGGGTCGATATCACACTTGCCAATCCGGAATTCGTCCCGACCTATGTCAGCAATAAACAGCTGAGTAATTACCGGATCGTACCGCTCGAGGATGCGGGCAGCTTTGGTTTACCACATGCAGAGTCCAAATTTGCCGAAATTATGAAACATATGACTGGAAACGTTCAGTAA
- a CDS encoding sensor histidine kinase: protein MEKEKMKNLKIAEGKILENDGQLAAALAHEIRNPLTTVKGFMELLKPYLTEIGKEQYAQIAIDEINRANDLIYEFLNASKPGINKKTEIDLNKLIQEMKISFENQANIKNINLSVNLCPGEPAIYGDSNKIKQVLINLIKNALEACEEAHAGEGMVCLTAKSNSRKIQIIIEDNGPGMTGETISRLFLPFYTTKEKGTGIGLSICRKIIEEHKGRIKVHSTLSQGSIFTIELPMAFSK from the coding sequence ATGGAAAAGGAAAAAATGAAGAATTTAAAAATAGCTGAAGGAAAAATCCTGGAAAACGACGGCCAGCTGGCAGCAGCATTAGCCCATGAAATCAGAAATCCGCTGACAACAGTAAAAGGGTTTATGGAGCTCTTAAAGCCTTATTTAACTGAAATCGGCAAAGAACAGTACGCCCAAATTGCGATTGATGAGATTAATAGGGCAAATGATCTGATTTATGAATTTCTAAATGCATCAAAACCTGGAATAAACAAGAAAACGGAAATAGACTTAAACAAATTGATTCAGGAAATGAAGATTTCTTTCGAAAATCAGGCAAATATTAAAAATATAAACCTTTCAGTTAACCTATGTCCTGGAGAGCCCGCCATCTATGGTGATTCTAATAAGATAAAGCAAGTACTGATTAATTTAATAAAAAATGCACTGGAGGCATGTGAAGAAGCTCATGCAGGAGAAGGAATGGTTTGCCTGACTGCCAAATCAAACAGCCGGAAAATCCAAATCATTATTGAGGATAATGGACCGGGAATGACAGGAGAAACGATCAGCAGATTATTTTTGCCATTTTATACAACGAAAGAAAAAGGGACTGGCATCGGTCTATCCATATGCCGGAAAATAATAGAGGAACATAAAGGCAGAATTAAAGTCCATTCCACACTTTCACAAGGCAGTATTTTTACAATTGAACTTCCTATGGCATTTAGCAAATAA
- the plsY gene encoding glycerol-3-phosphate 1-O-acyltransferase PlsY: MIYGIIIILAYLLGSIPSGLIVGKLFYGMDIREHGSGNLGGTNTFRTLGVKAGMIVTIADILKGTLAASLPLFFGSDMHHLIAGIFAVIGHMYPLFAGFRGGKAVATSGGVLLAYVPFMFLILLGVFFLSLYITKYVSLSSILAAAASIIYALVLGDIPLIIVVSILGFFVIYRHRANIKRIRDKTEPKIKWLG; encoded by the coding sequence ATGATTTATGGAATTATCATTATTTTAGCTTATTTACTTGGCTCCATTCCTTCTGGTTTAATTGTAGGAAAACTTTTTTATGGAATGGATATTCGAGAGCATGGCAGCGGAAATCTTGGCGGTACCAATACTTTTCGGACCCTTGGAGTTAAGGCCGGCATGATCGTGACCATAGCTGATATCTTAAAAGGCACCCTTGCTGCATCCCTGCCATTGTTCTTTGGATCAGATATGCATCACCTTATTGCCGGGATTTTTGCAGTAATTGGACACATGTATCCTCTGTTTGCCGGCTTCCGCGGAGGAAAAGCAGTGGCAACTTCAGGCGGAGTGCTATTAGCCTACGTACCGTTCATGTTTCTTATCCTATTGGGTGTTTTCTTCTTAAGCCTTTACATAACCAAGTATGTGTCTTTATCCTCTATTCTGGCAGCAGCAGCATCTATCATTTACGCACTTGTACTAGGTGACATACCCTTGATAATAGTCGTTTCTATCCTGGGATTCTTTGTTATTTACAGGCATAGGGCAAACATTAAACGAATCAGGGACAAAACCGAGCCCAAAATAAAATGGCTTGGCTGA
- a CDS encoding DUF3243 domain-containing protein: protein MEQNMNNVNGQAANVEGKLDNMGSEKKDEILSSFDGFKDYLSGKVSMGQKMGMDEEQLANTAQKVGDYLASKEEPRNREEKLLQELWKVGTEEEKHKLSHMLVKLVG, encoded by the coding sequence ATGGAACAAAATATGAATAACGTAAATGGACAAGCAGCAAATGTAGAGGGAAAGCTGGATAATATGGGGAGCGAAAAGAAAGATGAAATTCTTTCAAGCTTTGACGGATTTAAAGATTATTTAAGCGGAAAGGTTTCCATGGGACAGAAAATGGGCATGGATGAGGAGCAGCTTGCTAATACTGCTCAAAAGGTAGGCGATTATCTGGCTTCCAAAGAAGAACCGAGAAACCGTGAAGAAAAGCTTCTTCAGGAATTGTGGAAGGTAGGAACAGAAGAAGAAAAGCATAAGCTGTCTCATATGCTTGTAAAGCTTGTTGGCTAA